A region of Paractinoplanes abujensis DNA encodes the following proteins:
- a CDS encoding HAD family hydrolase encodes MFDGVLFDCDGVLVDSESITNGVLRAMLHELGWAISAEDCFQLFVGRALSDETAVITAHTGFEVTAEWLAEFRRRRNEALAASLRPIAGAVAAVHAIDTAMGGRIACASGADLGKVQLQLHKVGLDEVFAGKMFSGMDQPHSKPAPDVYLAAAAHLGIDPVRAAVVEDTVPGVMAGVAAGATVFGYCPPGSPAHHPPRVLLDAGADHIFTSMADLPALLPAPSRR; translated from the coding sequence ATGTTCGACGGCGTGTTGTTCGACTGCGACGGGGTCCTGGTGGACTCGGAGAGCATCACCAACGGGGTGCTCCGGGCGATGCTCCACGAGCTGGGCTGGGCGATCAGCGCCGAGGACTGCTTCCAGCTGTTCGTCGGACGCGCGCTGAGCGACGAGACCGCCGTCATCACCGCGCACACCGGGTTCGAGGTCACCGCCGAGTGGCTGGCCGAGTTCCGCCGCCGCCGCAACGAGGCGCTGGCGGCGTCGCTGCGGCCCATCGCAGGGGCGGTGGCCGCCGTGCACGCGATCGACACGGCGATGGGCGGGCGGATCGCCTGCGCCAGCGGCGCCGACCTGGGCAAGGTCCAGCTGCAGCTGCACAAGGTCGGGCTGGACGAGGTCTTCGCGGGCAAGATGTTCAGCGGCATGGACCAGCCGCACAGCAAGCCCGCGCCCGACGTCTACCTGGCCGCCGCGGCGCATCTGGGCATCGACCCCGTACGGGCGGCGGTCGTCGAGGACACAGTGCCGGGTGTCATGGCCGGCGTGGCCGCGGGCGCGACCGTCTTCGGCTACTGCCCGCCCGGCAGCCCGGCTCATCACCCGCCGAGAGTGCTGCTCGACGCCGGAGCCGATCACATCTTCACGAGCATGGCCGACCTGCCCGCGCTGCTCCCGGCGCCTTCCCGTCGCTGA
- a CDS encoding SDR family oxidoreductase, with protein sequence MEKYDGERVLVIGGSSGIGWAIARRLTDGGAQVMVTSRSGGAPAADVIAVRSDITSPADIDALAGQVGQTLGGLDAVFLNAGIPGSSSALEATTEDAYDQVFAANVKGPFFTLQRLLPLLAEGAGVVFTTSVADELGMPNMSVYSASKAALRSLARTLGRELLPRGVRVNAISPGGTDTGILHRNLPAAVADEMVAGFAATNPMGRMGTPDEIARAAVFLAFEATYTTGFELVADGGTTTL encoded by the coding sequence ATGGAGAAATACGACGGAGAACGCGTCCTGGTCATCGGTGGCAGCAGCGGGATCGGATGGGCGATCGCCCGCCGGTTGACGGACGGCGGCGCCCAGGTGATGGTGACCAGCCGCAGCGGCGGCGCGCCGGCCGCGGACGTCATCGCCGTGCGCAGCGACATCACCTCCCCGGCGGACATCGACGCCCTGGCCGGGCAGGTCGGGCAAACCCTCGGCGGGCTGGACGCGGTGTTCCTCAACGCGGGCATCCCGGGCAGCTCGTCGGCGCTGGAGGCGACGACCGAGGACGCGTACGACCAGGTCTTCGCGGCCAACGTGAAAGGCCCGTTCTTCACGCTGCAGCGGTTGCTCCCGCTGCTCGCGGAGGGCGCCGGTGTGGTGTTCACCACCTCGGTGGCCGACGAGCTGGGCATGCCGAACATGAGCGTCTACTCGGCGAGCAAGGCCGCGCTGCGGTCGCTGGCCCGCACGCTCGGCCGTGAGCTGCTGCCCCGCGGCGTACGGGTGAACGCGATCAGCCCGGGCGGCACCGACACCGGGATCCTGCACCGCAACCTGCCGGCCGCGGTGGCGGACGAGATGGTCGCCGGGTTCGCGGCCACCAACCCGATGGGACGCATGGGCACCCCGGACGAGATCGCCCGGGCCGCGGTGTTCCTGGCCTTCGAGGCCACCTACACCACCGGGTTCGAGCTCGTCGCGGACGGCGGCACGACGACCCTGTGA
- a CDS encoding LysR family transcriptional regulator, which produces MSVPGSDLDLRLVGYFTVVAREANFGRAAAVLHVAQPSLSRQIQRLEEHLGVRLFDRTPRGSRLTPAGRAFLPRAEALLTAARSAAAAARDAAGPAELTVGYVGDLVVTEAVRGLRRRHPAARIRTRHVGLLDARALTDRRVDALVTRAPLPYPADRLHLADLWAEPRVLVVEQGHRLAGKESVRVGDLAGEPFPLCPSAVPPWNSFDRLEPRPDGAPVLDAPSDYESFEDKLDMVAEGRAVLVLGRSDRRPALRPGLTTVPIEDAAPSRVVLVTRASDANPLIADFHALLR; this is translated from the coding sequence GTGTCCGTGCCCGGCTCCGACCTCGACCTGCGCCTCGTCGGCTACTTCACGGTGGTCGCCCGCGAGGCTAATTTCGGCCGGGCCGCCGCGGTGCTGCACGTGGCGCAGCCGTCGCTGAGCCGCCAGATCCAGCGCCTCGAGGAGCATCTCGGCGTGCGCCTGTTCGACCGCACCCCGCGGGGCAGCCGGCTCACCCCGGCCGGCCGCGCGTTCCTGCCCCGGGCCGAGGCTCTGCTCACCGCCGCGCGGTCCGCCGCCGCGGCGGCGCGCGACGCGGCCGGCCCGGCCGAACTCACCGTCGGCTACGTGGGCGACCTGGTCGTCACCGAGGCCGTGCGCGGTCTGCGGCGCCGGCACCCGGCGGCCCGGATCCGCACCCGGCACGTGGGTCTGCTGGATGCCCGTGCGCTCACCGATCGGCGGGTGGACGCCCTGGTCACCCGGGCCCCGCTGCCTTACCCGGCCGATCGGCTGCACCTGGCCGACCTCTGGGCCGAGCCCCGCGTGCTGGTCGTCGAGCAGGGCCACCGGCTGGCCGGCAAGGAGTCCGTCCGGGTCGGCGACCTCGCCGGTGAGCCCTTCCCGCTGTGCCCGTCCGCGGTCCCGCCGTGGAACAGCTTCGACCGCCTCGAACCGCGGCCGGACGGTGCGCCGGTGCTCGACGCGCCGTCCGACTACGAGTCCTTCGAGGACAAACTGGACATGGTGGCCGAGGGCCGGGCGGTGCTCGTGCTGGGTCGCAGCGACCGCCGCCCGGCGTTACGCCCGGGTCTGACCACCGTGCCGATCGAGGACGCCGCCCCGTCGCGGGTCGTCCTGGTCACCCGCGCCTCCGACGCCAATCCCCTGATCGCCGACTTCCACGCCCTTCTGCGCTGA
- the lon gene encoding endopeptidase La → MVVPVELDEAAQAAVDAARTSAGSELLIAPRLEDRYASHGVVASVKQVGKSRGGTPAAVLRTGERARIGSGVTGPGAALWVEAEPVAAVAPTEHARELAAEYKKLVVSVLQRREAWQVIDSVSAIDDPGDLADTAGWAPYLTNDRKRDLLETPDVEARLERLIEWTRDFLAESEVSDKIEHDVRESVEKRNREYLLREQLKAIRKELGEDQAEGNDDYRARVEAADLPDGVREAALREVGKLERAGDQNPEAGWIRTWLDTVLDLPWNERTTDNTDLAAARAVLDADHHGLDEVKDRIVEYLGVRARRESRHLEKIGGRGSGAVILLAGPPGVGKTSLGESVARTLGRKFVRVALGGVRDEAEIRGHRRTYVGALPGRIVRAIKESGSMNPVVLLDEVDKVGSDYRGDPAAALLEVLDPAQNHTFRDHYLDLDLDLSDVLFIATANVLDTIPQALFDRMELISIDGYTESDKVAIARDFLVPRQLERAALQTGEVTVTEEALREIAANYTREAGVRSFERLLAKAFRKAALKDLPVTVDAGDLKDLIGRPRFTPESSERTAVPGVATGLAVTGMGGDVLFIEASLLPGDKGGLSVTGQLGDVMKESAQIALSYVRAHAEELGISPEQLDHPIHLHVPAGAVPKDGPSAGVTMTTALVSLLVGRNVRAEVGMTGEVSLTGRVLPIGGVKQKLLAAQRAGLTEVFLPQRNEPDLDEVPQDVLEALTVHVVSDVREILRTALEPSAPRTGSRAAHPAHSDVS, encoded by the coding sequence ATGGTCGTGCCGGTCGAGCTGGACGAGGCGGCCCAGGCCGCCGTTGACGCGGCCCGCACCTCGGCCGGCTCCGAGCTGCTCATCGCCCCGCGCCTGGAGGACCGCTACGCGTCCCACGGTGTGGTCGCGAGCGTCAAGCAGGTCGGCAAGTCCCGCGGCGGCACCCCCGCCGCCGTGCTGCGCACCGGCGAACGCGCCCGCATCGGCAGCGGCGTGACCGGTCCCGGCGCGGCGCTGTGGGTCGAGGCCGAGCCGGTCGCGGCCGTCGCGCCCACCGAGCACGCCCGCGAGCTCGCCGCCGAGTACAAGAAGCTGGTCGTCTCGGTGCTCCAGCGCCGCGAGGCGTGGCAGGTCATCGACTCCGTCAGCGCCATCGACGACCCCGGTGACCTGGCCGACACCGCCGGCTGGGCGCCCTACCTGACCAACGACCGCAAGCGCGACCTGCTGGAGACGCCCGACGTCGAGGCCCGCCTCGAGCGGCTGATCGAGTGGACCCGCGACTTCCTGGCCGAGTCCGAGGTCAGCGACAAGATCGAGCACGACGTCCGCGAGTCGGTCGAGAAGCGCAACCGCGAATACCTGCTGCGCGAGCAGCTCAAGGCCATCCGCAAGGAGCTCGGCGAGGACCAGGCCGAGGGCAACGACGACTACCGGGCCCGCGTCGAGGCGGCCGACCTGCCCGACGGAGTGCGGGAGGCCGCGCTGCGCGAGGTGGGCAAGCTCGAGCGGGCGGGCGACCAGAACCCCGAGGCGGGCTGGATCCGCACGTGGCTCGACACCGTGCTCGACCTGCCCTGGAACGAGCGCACCACCGACAACACCGACCTGGCGGCGGCCCGCGCCGTGCTCGACGCCGACCACCACGGCCTGGACGAGGTCAAGGACCGCATCGTCGAATACCTCGGCGTGCGGGCCCGGCGCGAGTCGCGGCACCTGGAGAAGATCGGCGGCCGGGGTTCGGGCGCGGTGATCCTGCTGGCCGGCCCGCCCGGCGTCGGCAAGACCTCCCTCGGCGAGTCCGTCGCCCGCACCCTGGGCCGCAAGTTCGTCCGGGTGGCCCTGGGCGGCGTGCGCGACGAGGCCGAGATCCGCGGCCACCGCCGTACGTACGTGGGCGCTCTGCCCGGCCGCATCGTGCGCGCCATCAAGGAGTCGGGCTCGATGAACCCGGTCGTGCTCCTGGACGAGGTCGACAAGGTCGGCAGCGACTACCGCGGCGACCCCGCGGCGGCCCTGCTCGAGGTGCTCGACCCGGCGCAGAATCACACGTTCCGCGACCACTACCTCGACCTGGACCTCGACCTGTCCGACGTGCTGTTCATCGCGACCGCGAATGTGCTGGACACGATCCCGCAGGCGCTGTTCGACCGGATGGAGCTCATCTCGATCGACGGCTACACCGAGAGCGACAAGGTGGCCATCGCCCGCGACTTCCTCGTGCCCCGGCAACTGGAGCGGGCCGCGCTGCAGACGGGCGAGGTGACCGTCACGGAGGAGGCCCTGCGCGAGATCGCCGCCAACTACACGCGGGAGGCCGGCGTGCGGTCGTTCGAGCGTCTGCTGGCCAAGGCGTTCCGCAAGGCGGCCCTCAAGGATCTGCCCGTCACCGTCGACGCCGGCGACCTCAAGGACCTGATCGGGCGCCCCCGCTTCACGCCGGAGTCGTCCGAGCGGACGGCGGTGCCCGGGGTGGCCACCGGCCTGGCTGTGACCGGGATGGGCGGTGACGTGCTGTTCATCGAGGCGTCACTGCTGCCCGGCGACAAGGGCGGGCTGTCGGTCACCGGTCAGCTGGGCGACGTGATGAAGGAGTCGGCGCAGATCGCCCTCTCCTACGTGCGGGCCCACGCCGAGGAGCTGGGCATCTCGCCCGAGCAGCTCGACCACCCGATCCACCTGCACGTGCCCGCGGGTGCGGTGCCCAAGGACGGGCCGTCGGCCGGGGTCACGATGACCACCGCGCTGGTGTCGCTGCTGGTCGGGCGGAACGTACGGGCCGAGGTCGGGATGACCGGTGAGGTGTCGCTGACCGGGCGGGTGCTGCCGATCGGCGGTGTCAAGCAGAAGCTGCTCGCCGCGCAGCGGGCCGGGCTGACCGAGGTCTTCCTGCCCCAGCGCAACGAGCCCGACCTGGACGAGGTGCCGCAGGACGTGCTGGAGGCGCTGACCGTGCACGTGGTCTCCGACGTACGGGAGATCCTGAGGACGGCCCTGGAGCCGAGCGCTCCTCGAACAGGATCACGTGCAGCTCACCCGGCACATTCGGACGTGAGTTGA
- a CDS encoding putative bifunctional diguanylate cyclase/phosphodiesterase, with amino-acid sequence MSSAPGSPPIFADRAFQAATALSVVNLIAFFAQEVAGPLWPAPVNWLPMIAIIGLTQLLCRRVQTDPAAAPVVQRYWRKIEIGTWLFTGVAVLRITAELGAAVWVVPVSVALHIVGGVMLTAPLIGLPVSARSRARKIGVWLDLGTLSAAAGLLIWHFAASQQFAGGTVTPARVLAAVVIMGAGLNGVYLAARVVLSGVDSFARRGLNWIGASAVIGGLGSAIAFLDPRESVVNLLVLVLPLAAWTAAVGARVQVVDSAAGGRPRRARRGYNLMPYVAIAAVDAMVVYHDVRGTGDGMLIDGVAVTLTVIVVVRQLIAFRQNDALLARIGVQEERFRRLVQNSTDLVTIAAPDGTVTYASPAAQNVLGVHPDDLVGTDLTPLMHPEDVTVRRQFEALVAEPGRTATFQFRLRHADGTYRWLETIVANLTHEPAVAGVVSNARDITETRSVQERLSYEASHDMLTGLANRTLFGDRVAAAVAGAGPEQPVSIVLVDLDDFKIVNDTLGHATGDALLVHVAGRMQAGVRPADTVARLGGDEFAILFDGLAGADVDQVLTRIAAGLLEPAVVDGEPMTVRASFGVVDGHGGDDAGDLLRRADIAMYAAKERGDGGYERYRAGMEARGAELNRRATALRTAILADQMVVYFQPVVTLPDGRITGAEALVRWQHPDEGLVGPGAFIETAERSGLIVTLGTWVLRAATREAATWPGELTVSVNVSARQLRDAGFPDVVAAALRDSGLPPHRLTVEITESVAVGGGATAENLQGLRDLGVRLSLDDFGTGASTLSLLATCPVHQIKLDRSFVPGSGGSDAIADAVAQMARAFAVQAVAEGIETAEQATRMAALGYDRAQGFHFARPMSGPDLSARLRSQVAVA; translated from the coding sequence GTGTCCTCCGCGCCCGGCTCCCCGCCGATCTTCGCCGATCGGGCGTTCCAGGCTGCCACCGCACTGTCGGTCGTCAATCTGATCGCGTTCTTCGCGCAGGAGGTCGCGGGACCGTTGTGGCCCGCGCCGGTGAACTGGCTGCCGATGATCGCCATCATCGGGCTGACCCAGCTGCTGTGCCGGCGGGTGCAGACCGACCCGGCCGCCGCGCCCGTGGTCCAGCGGTACTGGCGCAAGATCGAAATCGGGACCTGGCTGTTCACCGGCGTCGCGGTGCTGCGGATCACGGCCGAGCTGGGCGCCGCCGTCTGGGTGGTGCCGGTCTCGGTGGCGCTGCACATCGTAGGCGGCGTCATGCTCACCGCGCCGCTGATCGGCCTGCCGGTCAGCGCCCGCAGCCGCGCCCGCAAGATCGGCGTGTGGCTCGACCTGGGCACGCTGTCGGCCGCGGCCGGGCTGCTGATCTGGCACTTCGCGGCGTCGCAGCAGTTCGCCGGCGGCACCGTCACGCCGGCCCGCGTGCTGGCCGCGGTCGTCATCATGGGCGCCGGCCTCAACGGCGTCTACCTGGCGGCCCGGGTCGTGCTGTCGGGCGTCGACTCGTTCGCCCGGCGCGGGCTCAACTGGATCGGCGCGTCGGCGGTGATCGGAGGGCTCGGCTCGGCGATCGCCTTCCTCGACCCCCGGGAGTCCGTCGTCAACCTGCTCGTGCTGGTGCTGCCGCTGGCCGCCTGGACGGCCGCGGTCGGCGCCCGGGTGCAGGTGGTGGACAGCGCGGCCGGTGGCCGTCCGCGGCGGGCGCGGCGCGGTTACAACCTGATGCCGTACGTGGCCATCGCCGCGGTCGACGCGATGGTGGTCTATCACGACGTCCGGGGCACCGGCGACGGCATGCTGATCGACGGTGTCGCGGTCACGCTCACCGTGATCGTGGTGGTGCGTCAGCTGATCGCGTTCCGGCAGAACGATGCCTTGCTGGCCCGGATCGGGGTGCAGGAGGAGCGGTTCCGCCGGCTCGTGCAGAACTCCACCGACCTGGTCACGATCGCCGCGCCCGACGGCACGGTCACCTACGCCAGCCCGGCCGCGCAGAACGTGCTCGGCGTCCACCCCGACGACCTGGTCGGCACCGACCTGACACCCCTGATGCACCCCGAGGACGTGACCGTCCGCCGGCAGTTCGAGGCGTTGGTGGCCGAGCCCGGCCGGACCGCGACGTTCCAGTTCCGCCTGCGGCACGCCGACGGGACGTACCGGTGGCTCGAGACGATCGTGGCCAACCTGACCCACGAGCCCGCCGTAGCCGGTGTCGTCAGCAACGCGCGCGACATCACCGAGACCCGGTCGGTGCAGGAGCGGCTCAGCTACGAGGCCAGCCACGACATGCTGACCGGCCTGGCCAACCGCACGCTGTTCGGCGATCGGGTCGCGGCCGCGGTGGCCGGCGCCGGCCCGGAGCAGCCGGTCAGCATCGTGCTGGTCGACCTGGACGACTTCAAGATCGTCAACGACACCCTGGGCCACGCCACCGGCGACGCCCTGCTCGTGCACGTGGCCGGACGGATGCAGGCCGGCGTGCGACCGGCCGACACGGTGGCCCGGCTGGGCGGCGACGAGTTCGCCATCCTCTTCGACGGGCTGGCCGGGGCCGACGTCGACCAGGTGCTGACCCGGATCGCCGCCGGCCTGCTGGAACCGGCGGTGGTCGACGGCGAGCCGATGACCGTGCGGGCCAGCTTCGGCGTGGTCGACGGGCACGGCGGGGACGACGCGGGCGACCTGCTGCGCCGGGCCGACATCGCCATGTACGCGGCCAAGGAGCGCGGCGACGGCGGCTACGAGCGCTACCGCGCGGGCATGGAGGCGCGCGGCGCCGAACTCAACCGGCGGGCCACCGCCCTGCGTACGGCCATCCTCGCCGATCAGATGGTGGTGTACTTCCAGCCGGTGGTCACGCTGCCGGACGGCCGGATCACCGGCGCCGAGGCCCTCGTGCGCTGGCAGCACCCCGACGAGGGCCTGGTCGGCCCGGGCGCCTTCATCGAGACCGCCGAACGGTCCGGCCTGATCGTGACGCTCGGCACCTGGGTGCTGCGCGCCGCCACCCGCGAGGCCGCGACCTGGCCGGGCGAGCTCACCGTGTCGGTCAACGTCTCGGCCCGGCAGCTGCGCGACGCCGGCTTCCCCGACGTGGTGGCGGCCGCGCTGCGCGACAGCGGACTGCCCCCGCACCGCCTCACCGTCGAGATCACCGAGTCGGTCGCGGTCGGTGGCGGCGCCACCGCGGAGAACCTGCAGGGCCTGCGCGACCTCGGCGTACGGCTGTCGCTGGACGACTTCGGCACCGGCGCATCGACGCTCAGCCTGCTCGCCACATGCCCGGTGCACCAGATCAAACTGGACCGCTCGTTCGTGCCCGGGAGCGGCGGCTCGGACGCCATCGCCGACGCCGTGGCCCAGATGGCGCGGGCCTTCGCCGTACAGGCGGTGGCCGAGGGCATCGAGACCGCGGAGCAGGCAACCCGGATGGCCGCCCTCGGCTACGACCGCGCCCAGGGCTTCCACTTCGCCCGCCCGATGAGCGGGCCCGACCTGAGCGCCCGGCTCCGCTCACAGGTCGCCGTGGCGTGA
- a CDS encoding sensor histidine kinase codes for MRDMVLIGLYALAAGGLVSVAGAGALRLLRDRSILVHVVALLVITVVAVAAGVAAVARAMFLSAHDLQVVLVTVTAAAVVSLAVGVTFGRRLAVAAVWAQEARDRERRLEAGRRELVAWVSHDLRTPLAGLRAMAEALEDGVVRDPATVGEYHRRIRTGTDRLTQLVDDLFELSRINAGTLRLAPTVVPLREVVSDALAGVAPLAAGRRITLLAAETGWPRVRAGERELARVVSNLLINAVHYTPEDGTVQVDAGRDADDVWLAVSDTCGGIPDDDLRRVFDVAFRGERARTPDRGAGGGLGLAIVRGLVEAHGGRVKVRNHGAGCRFEVRLPAA; via the coding sequence GTGAGGGACATGGTGCTGATCGGCCTGTACGCCCTTGCGGCGGGGGGCCTGGTGAGCGTGGCCGGGGCCGGTGCGCTGCGCCTGCTGCGCGACCGCTCGATCCTGGTGCACGTGGTCGCGCTGCTGGTGATCACGGTCGTCGCGGTGGCCGCCGGCGTGGCCGCGGTCGCCCGGGCGATGTTCCTGTCCGCCCACGACCTGCAGGTGGTGCTGGTCACGGTGACCGCCGCGGCCGTGGTCAGCCTCGCGGTCGGGGTGACGTTCGGCCGGCGGCTGGCCGTCGCGGCGGTCTGGGCGCAGGAGGCCCGCGACCGGGAACGGCGCCTCGAGGCGGGCCGCCGCGAGCTGGTCGCGTGGGTCTCGCACGATCTGCGGACGCCGCTGGCCGGGCTGCGGGCGATGGCCGAGGCCCTCGAGGACGGGGTCGTGCGCGACCCGGCGACCGTGGGTGAGTACCACCGGCGGATCCGGACCGGCACCGACCGGCTGACCCAGCTCGTCGACGACCTGTTCGAGCTGTCCCGGATCAACGCGGGCACCCTGCGCCTGGCGCCGACGGTCGTCCCGCTGCGCGAGGTGGTCTCGGACGCCCTGGCCGGCGTCGCGCCCCTGGCCGCGGGCCGGCGGATCACCCTGCTGGCCGCGGAGACCGGCTGGCCGCGGGTGCGGGCGGGGGAGCGGGAGCTGGCCCGGGTCGTGAGCAATCTGCTGATCAACGCGGTGCACTACACCCCCGAGGACGGCACCGTGCAGGTCGACGCGGGCCGCGACGCCGACGACGTGTGGCTGGCGGTCTCGGACACCTGCGGCGGCATCCCCGACGACGATCTGCGCCGGGTCTTCGACGTGGCCTTCCGCGGTGAGCGGGCCCGCACCCCGGACCGCGGCGCCGGGGGTGGGCTGGGCCTGGCCATCGTGCGTGGGCTGGTCGAGGCGCACGGGGGCCGGGTCAAGGTGCGCAACCACGGCGCCGGCTGCCGGTTCGAGGTGCGCCTGCCCGCGGCCTGA
- a CDS encoding response regulator transcription factor, protein MEHQVLVVDDDPTVSDVVRRYLEQSGCRVRLAADGSAALAAVAAERPDLVVLDVMMPGLDGLEVCRRLRHDQPDLPVVMLTALGEEADRVLGLEIGADDYVTKPFSPRELVLRIRSVLRRAGTPPAEPEPAAIFHDGDLTADTARRVAWLGGERLQLTVREFDLLEFLLRHPGRAWSRADLLGKVWGWQIGDQSTVTVHVRRLREKIEDDPAAPRRILTVWGIGYRYEAEAGSR, encoded by the coding sequence GTGGAACATCAGGTGCTGGTCGTCGACGACGACCCGACGGTCAGCGACGTCGTGCGCCGCTATCTGGAACAGTCCGGCTGCCGGGTGCGCCTGGCCGCCGACGGGTCCGCCGCCCTGGCCGCGGTGGCCGCCGAACGGCCCGACCTCGTGGTCCTCGACGTGATGATGCCGGGCCTGGACGGCCTCGAGGTGTGCCGGCGCCTGCGCCACGACCAGCCGGACCTGCCGGTGGTCATGCTGACCGCGCTGGGGGAGGAGGCCGACCGGGTGCTCGGGCTCGAGATCGGCGCCGACGACTACGTCACCAAGCCGTTCTCGCCCCGCGAGCTGGTGCTGCGCATCCGCTCGGTGCTGCGCCGGGCCGGGACGCCGCCCGCGGAACCGGAACCCGCCGCGATCTTCCACGACGGCGACCTGACCGCCGACACCGCCCGCCGGGTCGCCTGGCTGGGAGGCGAGCGGTTGCAGCTCACCGTGCGTGAGTTCGATCTGCTGGAGTTCCTCCTGCGGCACCCGGGGCGGGCCTGGTCGCGCGCCGACCTGCTCGGCAAGGTGTGGGGCTGGCAGATCGGCGACCAGTCGACAGTCACCGTGCACGTGCGCCGGTTGCGCGAGAAGATCGAGGACGATCCGGCCGCCCCGCGCCGCATCCTCACCGTGTGGGGCATCGGTTACCGGTACGAGGCGGAGGCCGGCTCCCGGTGA
- a CDS encoding molybdopterin-dependent oxidoreductase, whose amino-acid sequence MVRHPDKPVSEAAQPTSDRTRGRLAHWWFAPLPAPPERLRRGPLRPGAFPSPLRSARLTSLLGIALGVAFGVCFGTGLLSHLVQHPPGWFWWPSRPAGLYRVTQGVHVAAGLACVPLLGVKLWSVYPRLFAWPPVRSPAHAAERAGVALLVAAALFQVISGVLNVAHWYAPMPFFFTTGHYRVAWLVAGALLVHIGVQLPVVREALRRPRPPAERRRQLLAGVGGAIGLITLTTAGQTWRPLRGIAVLAPRRPDRGPQGLPVNRTAAAAGTSAVGAGTYRLSVTGPGGTFDLDLTALYALPQHTAGLPITCVEGWSADATWSGVRLADLVELAGADPRRATVLVESLETAGRYRASTVAGPHTRDPLTLIALRLNGAVLDRDHGFPARLIAPNRPGVLQTKWVGRLTVREEPCAR is encoded by the coding sequence ATGGTTCGCCACCCTGACAAGCCGGTGAGTGAGGCCGCGCAACCAACGAGTGATCGTACGAGGGGACGGCTGGCCCACTGGTGGTTCGCGCCTCTGCCGGCCCCGCCCGAACGCCTGCGCCGGGGCCCGCTGCGCCCCGGGGCGTTCCCCTCGCCGTTGCGGTCGGCCCGGCTGACCAGCCTGCTCGGGATCGCGCTGGGTGTGGCGTTCGGCGTCTGCTTCGGCACCGGGCTGCTCAGCCATCTCGTGCAGCACCCGCCCGGCTGGTTCTGGTGGCCGTCGCGCCCGGCCGGGCTCTACCGGGTGACCCAGGGCGTGCACGTCGCCGCCGGGCTGGCCTGCGTGCCGCTGCTCGGGGTGAAGCTGTGGTCGGTCTATCCGCGGCTGTTCGCCTGGCCGCCGGTGCGTTCCCCGGCCCACGCCGCCGAACGGGCCGGTGTCGCCCTGCTCGTGGCGGCCGCCCTGTTCCAGGTGATCAGCGGCGTTCTCAACGTCGCGCACTGGTACGCACCCATGCCGTTCTTCTTCACCACCGGCCACTACCGGGTCGCGTGGCTTGTGGCCGGTGCCCTGCTCGTCCACATCGGCGTGCAGCTACCGGTGGTCCGGGAGGCTTTGCGGCGTCCGCGACCGCCGGCGGAGCGACGACGGCAACTTCTCGCCGGGGTCGGCGGGGCGATCGGGCTGATCACCTTGACCACCGCCGGGCAGACGTGGCGGCCGCTCCGCGGGATCGCGGTTCTCGCACCCCGCCGGCCGGACCGCGGGCCGCAGGGCCTGCCGGTCAACCGGACGGCCGCGGCCGCGGGCACGTCGGCGGTCGGCGCCGGGACCTACCGGCTGTCGGTGACCGGGCCGGGCGGGACGTTCGACCTGGACCTGACCGCCCTGTACGCCCTGCCGCAGCACACCGCCGGCCTGCCGATCACCTGCGTCGAGGGGTGGAGCGCGGACGCGACCTGGTCCGGCGTGCGGCTGGCCGACCTGGTCGAGCTGGCCGGCGCCGACCCGCGGCGCGCCACCGTGCTGGTCGAGTCGCTCGAGACGGCCGGCCGCTACCGGGCCTCCACGGTGGCCGGCCCGCACACCCGTGACCCTCTGACGCTGATCGCCCTGCGGCTCAACGGCGCGGTGCTGGACCGCGACCACGGCTTCCCGGCGCGGCTGATCGCCCCGAACCGGCCGGGTGTGCTCCAGACGAAATGGGTGGGTCGTCTGACCGTACGGGAGGAGCCGTGCGCGCGCTGA
- a CDS encoding methyltransferase domain-containing protein — MTGAALFDAALRRAATGRAAAFAVRNPLGELHPFDPAAWCRDELPGDAALVARCAGPVLDVGCGPGRLVGALAAAGRSALGIDVSEQAVRLTRRRGAAALRRDVFGPVPGLGRWHDVLLADGNVGIGGDPVRLLRRCRRLLAPAGRLHAELGPPGSPSWSGTTRVHTADGSGAELAWAAVPADDLARPAAEAGLRVLDVRTEAGRWFATLTSR, encoded by the coding sequence ATGACCGGCGCTGCCCTCTTCGACGCGGCGCTGCGACGGGCGGCCACCGGCCGGGCCGCCGCTTTCGCCGTCCGCAACCCCCTCGGCGAGCTGCACCCGTTCGATCCGGCCGCGTGGTGCCGCGACGAGCTGCCGGGGGACGCCGCGCTGGTGGCTCGTTGTGCGGGCCCGGTGCTCGACGTGGGCTGCGGGCCGGGCCGGCTGGTGGGCGCGCTGGCCGCGGCGGGCCGCAGTGCGCTCGGCATCGACGTAAGCGAGCAGGCGGTACGCCTGACCCGCAGGCGGGGCGCCGCGGCGCTGCGGCGTGACGTCTTCGGTCCCGTGCCGGGCCTCGGGCGGTGGCACGACGTGCTGCTGGCCGACGGCAACGTGGGCATCGGCGGCGACCCGGTCCGGCTCCTGCGGCGGTGCCGCCGGTTGCTGGCCCCGGCCGGGCGCCTCCACGCCGAGCTCGGACCGCCCGGCAGCCCGAGCTGGTCCGGCACGACCCGGGTGCACACGGCCGACGGCAGCGGGGCCGAGCTGGCCTGGGCCGCGGTCCCCGCCGACGATCTGGCCCGACCGGCCGCGGAGGCCGGGCTACGGGTGCTCGACGTACGAACGGAGGCGGGACGATGGTTCGCCACCCTGACAAGCCGGTGA